A single Anopheles arabiensis isolate DONGOLA chromosome 2, AaraD3, whole genome shotgun sequence DNA region contains:
- the LOC120897486 gene encoding cilia- and flagella-associated protein 36, which yields MADDNSWVFDSLVCFLHGPVWNAPLQTFIEDKSIIFDPNLQPDENNPDFRKVHDEYKNLVDYMLGSFMEEMQITPEQFEFACLEGRHVASLGSAGAGGARAASAGTPGGSSDRADPSGGNTFSFHQGLFQQIWAANDIRIFIRMMVQRNVELQLQALDLIERRSQSLSSKRDEGSVDGAGGEAGDTGSELKPAEDTPEEREIEQDILKSVENELKVPLLTEGDAGATDQTQASALAGTLEGGLPGTESDKFQRLNLFFDQEKINTDDMKARQEYLRTQRDKILTIKKQARARQLNETIRKSERPASAQVAQKFLDGETESVPVEPPEGSLQLRKMLAQRLRNEVAIDKE from the exons ATGGCGGACGACAACTCGTGGGTGTTTGATTCGTTGGTGTGCTTTTTGCACGGCCCGGTATGGAATGCACCGCTGCAGACGTTCATCGAGGATAAATCGATTA TTTTCGATCCCAACCTGCAGCCGGACGAGAACAATCCCGACTTCCGGAAGGTGCACGATGAGTACAAGAATCTGGTCGACTACATGCTCGGTTCGTTCATGGAGGAGATGCAAATCACGCCGGAACAGTTCGAGTTTGCCTGCCTGGAGGGCCGGCACGTCGCTAGCCTGGGAAGTGCCGGGGCGGGTGGGGCACGCGCCGCGTCCGCCGGTACGCCCGGTGGCAGCAGCGACCGAGCAGATCCGTCCGGTGGCAATACGTTCTCCTTCCATCAGGGTTTGTTCCAGCAAATATGGGCCGCAAACGATATACGCATCTTCATACGCATGATGGTGCAGCGCAACGTCGAGCTGCAGTTGCAAGCGTTGGATCTTATCGAGCGCCGATCGCAAAGCCTATCCTCCAAACGTGACGAAGGTTCCGTTGATGGGGCTGGAGGGGAGGCTGGTGACACTGGGTCGGAGCTGAAGCCTGCGGAAGACACGCCCGAGGAGCGTGAAATTGAGcaggatattttaaaatcgGTCGAAAATGAGTTAAAAGTACCGCTGCTGACGGAAGGGGACGCTGGTGCAACGGATCAAACGCAAGCGTCTGCTTTGGCCGGTACGCTTGAGGGAGGGCTGCCGGGCACGGAAAGTGATAAGTTTCAGCgcttgaatttgtttttcgaCCAGGAAAAG aTCAACACGGACGACATGAAAGCGCGGCAGGAGTATTTGCGAACCCAGCGGGACAAGATACTGACCATCAAGAAGCAGGCGCGGGCCCGGCAGCTGAACGAAACGATACGCAAAAGCGAACGCCCAGCGTCGGCACAGGTGGCACAGAAGTTTCTGGACGGTGAAACCGAATCGGTACCGGTTGAGCCGCCGGAAGGTTCGCTGCAGCTGCGCAAGATGCTGGCCCAACGGCTGCGCAACGAGGTAGCCATCGATAAGGAGTGA
- the LOC120908663 gene encoding LOW QUALITY PROTEIN: proteoglycan Cow (The sequence of the model RefSeq protein was modified relative to this genomic sequence to represent the inferred CDS: substituted 1 base at 1 genomic stop codon), with protein sequence MHKLWFTFTVFLVLATIGSYAVDAKKKLLNNKYGDGDFEFIDEDDKSSQQQPLDSGLSMQMKQDQQQMIPEKKKWIHDPSSDLCKPLNCKKKELCLLEDAYTAVCVSKKELHKNKFISSYNSLANREEIITKSKYFDEEEAKRKAEAEAAAAAAAAAAATGLGGAVGSGVAGAADTGSMTLMAASGDSSTGSNANDGTSSGLEHEEREDDESSSQDDDVFYDSEKEEDCKPCPVVKPTYLCGSDNWTYSSLCRLEYHNCIHTTEVKVNCMGFCPCKDANLLLDLKKQQRMADRMSAFNAKYQRTIDSNDINADNLIPSGKQQQQQQLKEEKNRHYNHINSQYTFTPEEIKYDNKHYKYIKYTTYKGKSSMPAARQYDGYGSSGSGSTRMTGEDKHKIRGYNEVLDKPASSGNNNGNSKPSKLSGSSARYPGMKSSECKPQQLTAIGNRLLDWFSVIMADSKKRRQHQQQKNKVHFPAACKLEARWMFGHLDLNNDGELSTQELYDLEHDQNERCIKPFIDTCDLDQDNTIDPREWCRCFEKTDLSGKLXREWSFSCCAMVYEFFFFLCWLPGSYAPDCDSQGFYKPTQCHQAVGVCWCVDEHGVEFANTRTRGKPNCEEIINNATTLNSDDEDTEDSDDDDDSQEGSADRLLVF encoded by the exons GACGATAAGAGCAGTCAGCAACAGCCGCTGGATTCTGGACTCTCCATGCAGATGAAGCAAGATCAACAGCAGATGATTccggaaaagaaaaagtggATTCACGACCCTTCAA GTGATCTCTGCAAACCGCTCAACTGCAAGAAGAAAGAGCTCTGCCTGCTGGAGGACGCGTACACGGCTGTCTGCGTTTCGAAGAAGGAACTCCACAAGAACAA ATTCATCAGCAGCTACAATTCACTTGCAAACAG GGAGGAAATAATCACCAAGAGTAAATACTTCGACGAGGAGGAAGCGAAGCGCAAAGCGGAAGCGGAAgcggcagctgcagctgccgctgctgccgcagcCACCGGGCTGGGCGGTGCGGTCGGAAGCGGTGTGGCCGGTGCGGCCGACACTGGCAGCATGACGCTGATGGCGGCGAGCGGCGATAGCAGCACCGGAAGCAACGCGAACGATGGCACTAGCAGCGGGCTGGAGCACGAGGAGCGCGAGGACGACGAGAGCTCGTCGCAGGATGACGACGTGTTCTACGACAgcgagaaggaggaggacTGCAAACCGTGCCCGGTGGTGAAGCCCACCTATCTGTGCGGCAGCGACAACTGGACCTACTCGTCGCTGTGCCGGCTGGAGTACCACAACTGTATCCACACGACCGAGGTGAAGGTCAACTGTATGGGCTTCTGTCCGTGCAAAG ATGCCAACCTGCTTCTTGATCTGAAAAAGCAGCAACGGATGGCTGACCGGATGAGTGCGTTCAACGCCAAGTACCAGCGGACGATCGACAGCAATGACATCAACGCAGACAACCTCATTCCATCGGGGAAG cagcagcagcaacagcagctgaaggaagaaaagaaccGTCACTACAACCACATCAACTCACAGTACACTTTCACGCCCGAGGAGATCAAGTACGACAACAAGCACTACAAGTACATCAAGTACACGACGTACAAGGGCAAG TCATCAATGCCGGCAGCCCGTCAGTATGATGGCTACGGTTCGTCCGGCAGTGGCTCGACCCGCATGACAGGCGAGGACAAGCACAAAATCCGAGGCTACAACGAGGTTCTCGATAAGCCGGCCAGCTCTGGCAACAACAATGGCAACAGTAAACCATCCAAACTGTCCGGTAGCTCGGCAC GTTACCCAGGGATGAAATCGAGCGAATGCAAACCGCAGCAGCTGACTGCCATCGGTAACCGGCTGCTCGACTGGTTCTCGGTCATCATGGCCGACAGCAAGAAGCGgcgccagcaccagcagcagaagaacaAGGTACACTTCCCGGCCGCCTGCAAGCTGGAGGCGCGCTGGATGTTTGGCCATCTCGACCTGAACAACGACGGCGAGCTGTCGACGCAGGAGCTGTACGATCTCGAGCACGACCAGAACGAGCGGTGCATCAAACCGTTCATCGATACGTGCGATCTCGACCAGGACAATACGATCGATCCGCGCGAATGGTGCCGCTGCTTCGAGAAGACCGATCTGAGCGGTAAGTTATGAAGGGAGTGGAGTTTCTCCTGCTGCGCAATGgtttatgagttttttttttttctttgttggcTGCCAGGATCTTACGCACCCGATTGTGACAGTCAAGGATTTTACAAACCCACGCAGTGCCATCAGGCCGTCGGTGTGTGCTGGTGCGTGGATGAGCATGGTGTCGAGTTTGCCAACACGCGCACGCGAGGCAAACCAAACTGCG AAGAAATCATCAACAACGCCACAACGCTGAACTCCGACGACGAGGACACGGAGGACtcggacgacgatgacgacagcCAGGAGGGCAGCGCCGATCGTTTGCTGGTGTTTTAA